In Helianthus annuus cultivar XRQ/B chromosome 9, HanXRQr2.0-SUNRISE, whole genome shotgun sequence, the following are encoded in one genomic region:
- the LOC110876500 gene encoding uncharacterized protein LOC110876500 — MASGSMKDMTNKVDKLEKFEGVDFRRWQKKMHFLLTSLKVVYVLTTPILEIQEEGNLEQIRKRSKWKNDNYICLGHILNGMSDPLFDVYQNVETTKLMWDTLEAKYMAEDSSSKKFLFAQHDMKMDESISVSSIIDKLPPSWRDVKHNLKHQKGELTLVELGGHFRIEEGLRAQKNVLVNDDKKRAGSSSVNMVETGE, encoded by the exons ATGGCAAGCGgatcgatgaaggatatgacaAACAAGGTTGACAAACTGGAGAAGTTCGAAGGGGTGGACTTCCGAAGATGGCAGAAGAAGATGCATTTTCTTCTGACTTCGTTGAAGGTTGTGTACGTGTTGACTACTCCAATCCTGGAGATACAGGAGGAGGGCAATCTGGAGCAAATCAGGAAGAGGTCGAAGTGGAAGAACGACAACTATATATGTCTTGGCCACATTCTGAATGGTATGTCTGATCCCTTATTTGATGTTTATCAAAATGTTGAAACTACAAAGTTAATGTGGGACACGTTGGAAGCCAAATACATGGCAGAAGATTCTTCTAGTAAGAAGTTTCTT TTTGCCCAACATGATATGAAGATGGATGAATCCATCTCTGTTTCGAGTATCATTGACAAGTTACCTCCTTCCTGGAGAGATGTTAAACATAATCTGAAACATCAGAAAGGAGAGTTAACTTTGGTTGAACTTGGAGGCCACTTCAGAATTGAAGAAGGCTTGAGAGCACAGAAAAATGTGTTGGTCAATGATGATAAGAAACGGGCTGGATCAAGTTCTGTGAACATGGTTGAAACGGGTGAATAA